The following are encoded in a window of Rhizobium sp. WYJ-E13 genomic DNA:
- a CDS encoding dienelactone hydrolase family protein, whose amino-acid sequence MAEIVLFHSVYGFRSLERDAAARLRTAGHQVMTPDLYGGRVGQTIEEGFSIRKEIGWAELCKRAEKAVADLPASAVLGGFSMGAGIAASLWPSRPQTSGMLLLHSIAEIPANAREGIPVQVHLADPDDFEPADEVAAWRAHAARANISLEVFLYPGVGHLYTDPSLPDYDAKATDATWSRVDAFLAVL is encoded by the coding sequence ATGGCGGAGATTGTACTTTTTCATTCAGTCTACGGATTTCGGTCCCTTGAACGGGATGCCGCGGCGCGTCTGCGCACAGCGGGCCATCAGGTTATGACACCCGATCTCTACGGGGGCAGGGTAGGGCAGACGATCGAAGAAGGTTTCTCCATCCGCAAGGAGATCGGCTGGGCCGAACTCTGCAAGCGGGCCGAAAAGGCGGTTGCCGACCTCCCGGCATCGGCCGTCCTCGGCGGCTTCTCGATGGGGGCGGGTATTGCCGCAAGCCTCTGGCCGAGCCGACCGCAGACATCGGGCATGCTTCTGCTGCACAGCATCGCCGAGATTCCGGCCAATGCGCGCGAAGGCATTCCCGTTCAGGTCCATCTGGCAGACCCTGACGATTTCGAGCCGGCAGATGAAGTGGCGGCATGGCGCGCGCATGCTGCAAGAGCCAATATCAGCCTGGAGGTCTTCCTCTATCCCGGCGTTGGTCATCTCTACACCGATCCGTCGCTGCCGGATTACGATGCAAAGGCGACGGACGCCACCTGGAGCCGCGTCGACGCTTTCCTCGCCGTGCTCTGA
- a CDS encoding DUF922 domain-containing Zn-dependent protease, whose amino-acid sequence MRTVFGYALLALGLMEPGAASAADWQPSEEVKAYAITGRTGMELYRSIGERGPQAGPGRVIAHTTFKLTWTRKYEQQGSACTLTSAKPKLTIIYTLPKAPTDLPAATKASWDSFISGVRTHERWHGETIVEMVKEIETLSNGFSVPDDPGCKKIRPELTARLGELSNKQRQRGRDFDRLEMSEGGNIQQLILKLVNGP is encoded by the coding sequence ATGCGGACTGTTTTCGGATATGCACTACTGGCGCTGGGGCTGATGGAGCCTGGCGCGGCCTCGGCAGCCGACTGGCAGCCAAGTGAGGAAGTAAAGGCATACGCGATCACCGGCCGCACCGGCATGGAACTTTACCGGTCCATCGGCGAACGCGGGCCGCAGGCCGGGCCGGGCCGGGTCATCGCGCATACGACCTTCAAGCTGACCTGGACGCGCAAATATGAACAGCAGGGCAGTGCCTGCACGCTGACATCGGCAAAGCCGAAGCTCACCATCATCTACACGCTTCCGAAAGCGCCGACCGACCTGCCGGCGGCCACCAAGGCAAGCTGGGATAGCTTCATATCAGGCGTGCGCACCCATGAGCGCTGGCACGGCGAGACGATCGTCGAGATGGTCAAGGAGATCGAGACGCTGAGCAACGGCTTCTCCGTGCCCGACGATCCGGGCTGCAAGAAGATCAGGCCCGAGCTGACGGCGCGGCTCGGCGAGCTCTCCAACAAGCAGCGCCAGCGCGGCCGGGATTTCGACCGCTTGGAAATGAGCGAGGGCGGCAACATCCAGCAGCTCATCCTGAAGCTGGTGAACGGTCCCTGA
- a CDS encoding ligase-associated DNA damage response exonuclease, whose product MRPDALLYPAPEGLYCPEGGFYVDPVRPVERALITHGHSDHARPGHGNVLATRQTLDIMRIRYGGGFSASEQPVAFGEELVVNGVKVCFHPAGHVLGSAQIAIEKNGTRIVVSGDYKRRPDPTCEAYVPVPCDVFITEATFGLPVFHHPDPIDETGKLLASLRQFPERTHLVGAYALGKAQRVIRLLRDAGYGEPIYIHGAMERLCDYYISQGIDLGELLPATSESRDKSAFKGAVVVGPSSAFADRWARRFNDPLPSFASGWMMVRQRAKQLGVELPLVISDHCDWPELTETITELAPQEVWVTHGREEALVRWCELQGIKAKPLHLVGYEDEGD is encoded by the coding sequence ATGAGACCAGATGCGCTGCTCTATCCCGCCCCCGAAGGACTCTATTGCCCGGAAGGCGGCTTCTATGTCGATCCGGTGCGGCCGGTGGAGCGGGCGCTCATCACCCACGGCCATTCCGACCACGCCCGTCCGGGCCATGGGAACGTGCTCGCCACTCGCCAGACCCTCGACATCATGCGCATCCGCTATGGTGGCGGCTTCTCAGCCAGCGAACAGCCGGTCGCTTTCGGGGAGGAACTCGTCGTCAACGGCGTGAAGGTGTGTTTTCATCCTGCCGGTCATGTTCTCGGGTCGGCGCAGATCGCCATCGAGAAGAACGGCACGCGCATCGTCGTTTCAGGCGATTACAAGCGCCGGCCCGACCCGACCTGCGAAGCCTATGTGCCGGTACCCTGCGATGTGTTCATCACCGAGGCGACCTTTGGCCTGCCGGTCTTCCACCATCCCGATCCGATCGACGAGACCGGCAAGCTCCTCGCCTCGCTGCGCCAGTTTCCCGAACGCACGCACCTCGTCGGCGCCTATGCGCTCGGCAAGGCGCAGCGCGTCATCCGCCTGCTGCGTGATGCGGGTTATGGCGAGCCGATCTACATCCACGGCGCTATGGAACGGCTCTGCGACTATTATATCAGCCAGGGCATCGATCTCGGCGAACTCCTTCCGGCGACGAGCGAAAGCCGCGACAAGTCCGCCTTCAAGGGCGCCGTCGTCGTTGGCCCATCCTCGGCTTTTGCCGACCGCTGGGCACGCCGCTTCAACGATCCGCTGCCGTCTTTCGCTTCGGGCTGGATGATGGTGCGCCAGCGTGCCAAGCAGCTCGGAGTCGAACTGCCGCTCGTCATCTCCGATCATTGCGACTGGCCGGAACTGACCGAGACGATCACCGAGCTCGCCCCGCAGGAAGTCTGGGTTACCCATGGCCGCGAGGAGGCGCTGGTCCGCTGGTGCGAGCTGCAGGGCATCAAGGCCAAGCCGCTGCATCTGGTGGGCTATGAGGATGAGGGGGATTGA
- a CDS encoding cisplatin damage response ATP-dependent DNA ligase, which produces MKAFADLLDRVVLTPSRTGKLKLLTDYFRNTPDPDRGYGLAVIAGTLEVRNVKPAMLRELVLERMDDVLFRYSYDYVGDLAETISLVWDNERDIDRSALAQPRLGEVVVKMNSLGRTEVRSFVRDLLDRLDSSGRFAFIKLATGALRIGVSARLAKQALADLGDRDVTEIETLWHGLQSPYESLFKWLEGGEEKPVLATPAIFHSVMLANPVEEGDLANLDPVDYAAEWKWDGIRVQLSRSGETRRIYSRSGDDISGAFPDILESISFSGVIDGELLVGGTARSNNPTRTFSDLQQRLNRKTVTSRMLEEYPAFIRAYDMLFDDEQDVRGRNYVERRDRLSEIIDRAPHDRFDLSPLVSFATWEDLDGLRAAPPDPVIEGVMIKRRDSIYQAGRMKGPWFKWKRNPYNVDAVLMYAQRGHGKRSSYYSDFTFGVWADDEDGEQLVPVGKAYFGFTDAELEVLDKFVRNNTTERFGPVRAVRADKEFGFVVEVAFEGINRSTRHKSGVAMRFPRIARLRPDKPSYEADRLRTLIAMIDAKAG; this is translated from the coding sequence ATGAAAGCCTTCGCCGATCTCCTCGACCGCGTGGTCCTCACTCCCAGCCGCACCGGCAAGCTGAAACTGCTGACCGACTACTTCCGCAACACGCCGGACCCGGACCGAGGCTACGGCCTTGCCGTGATCGCCGGCACGCTGGAGGTGCGCAACGTCAAGCCCGCCATGCTGCGCGAACTGGTGCTGGAACGCATGGACGACGTGCTCTTCCGCTATTCCTACGACTATGTCGGCGACCTCGCCGAAACCATCTCGCTGGTCTGGGACAATGAGCGCGATATCGACCGCTCCGCTCTCGCCCAGCCGCGCCTCGGCGAGGTGGTCGTCAAAATGAATTCGCTCGGCCGCACGGAGGTGCGCAGCTTCGTGCGCGATCTGCTCGACCGGCTCGATTCCTCCGGCCGCTTCGCCTTCATCAAGCTGGCGACCGGGGCGCTGCGTATCGGCGTTTCCGCCCGCCTCGCCAAGCAGGCGCTCGCCGATCTCGGCGACAGGGACGTCACCGAGATCGAGACTCTCTGGCATGGTCTGCAGTCGCCCTATGAAAGCCTGTTCAAATGGCTGGAAGGCGGAGAAGAAAAGCCGGTGCTGGCAACGCCTGCCATTTTCCATTCCGTCATGCTCGCCAATCCGGTAGAGGAAGGGGATCTCGCCAATCTCGATCCCGTCGATTACGCAGCCGAATGGAAATGGGACGGCATTCGCGTCCAGCTTTCCCGTTCCGGTGAGACGCGCAGGATCTATTCCCGTTCCGGTGATGATATCTCCGGCGCCTTTCCCGATATTCTGGAATCGATCAGCTTTTCGGGCGTCATCGACGGCGAGCTTCTGGTCGGCGGCACGGCACGTTCGAATAATCCGACCCGCACCTTCTCCGATCTGCAGCAGCGCCTGAACCGCAAGACAGTAACGTCAAGGATGCTGGAGGAGTATCCGGCTTTCATCCGCGCTTACGACATGCTTTTCGACGACGAACAGGATGTGCGCGGCAGGAATTATGTCGAGCGTCGTGACCGGCTTTCGGAAATTATCGACCGCGCCCCGCATGACCGCTTCGACCTCTCGCCGCTTGTGTCATTCGCGACGTGGGAGGACCTGGACGGTCTGCGCGCAGCCCCGCCCGATCCCGTCATCGAAGGCGTGATGATCAAGCGCCGCGACAGCATCTATCAGGCTGGCCGCATGAAGGGGCCGTGGTTCAAGTGGAAGCGTAACCCCTACAACGTCGATGCCGTGCTGATGTATGCCCAGCGCGGCCACGGCAAGCGCTCCAGCTATTATTCGGATTTCACCTTCGGCGTCTGGGCGGATGACGAGGATGGCGAACAGCTCGTCCCCGTTGGTAAGGCCTATTTCGGCTTCACCGATGCCGAGCTCGAAGTGCTGGACAAGTTCGTGCGCAACAATACGACGGAACGCTTCGGTCCGGTCAGGGCTGTCAGGGCCGACAAGGAATTCGGCTTCGTGGTGGAAGTCGCCTTCGAGGGAATCAACCGATCCACTCGTCACAAGTCAGGCGTCGCCATGCGCTTCCCCCGCATCGCGAGATTGCGCCCCGACAAGCCCTCCTACGAGGCCGATCGCCTGCGCACCCTCATCGCCATGATCGACGCCAAGGCGGGTTGA
- a CDS encoding S9 family peptidase — translation MSSQERNAFFRQRRGLLAGMAGSLLLPSLANAFDVPDVPRLAKHDYAGVRRHFRTKLLQKGPAPDKYEPLTAPADADRIFYRSGYGGELELTAWVSKYKREQKPKPGILFLHGGNAMGIGHWQLVKPYMDAGYVVMMPSLRGENGQMGNFSGFYDEVDDVLAATERLRHLPGVDPERLFIAGHSVGGTLTMLTAMSTHRFRAAVPISGNADAFRFFNRYPEDIRFDDSNTHEFEVRTALCYAHSFKCPVRVLHGKEESHFNDRADLLVSRARAAGTHIEADTVAGNHTSALPAEIAQSIQFFHGVAA, via the coding sequence ATGAGCTCGCAAGAACGAAATGCCTTTTTCCGTCAACGCCGCGGCCTGCTTGCAGGCATGGCCGGTTCTCTTTTGCTGCCAAGCCTTGCGAATGCCTTCGACGTGCCCGACGTTCCGAGGCTCGCCAAGCATGATTATGCCGGCGTTCGCCGCCACTTCCGCACCAAGCTGCTGCAGAAGGGGCCGGCGCCGGACAAATACGAGCCGCTGACAGCACCCGCCGATGCCGACCGCATCTTCTATCGCTCCGGCTACGGCGGCGAATTGGAACTGACCGCCTGGGTTTCGAAGTACAAGCGCGAACAAAAGCCCAAGCCCGGCATCCTCTTCCTCCATGGCGGCAATGCCATGGGCATCGGCCACTGGCAGCTCGTGAAGCCTTACATGGATGCCGGCTATGTCGTGATGATGCCGTCCTTGCGCGGCGAAAACGGCCAGATGGGCAATTTCTCCGGCTTTTATGACGAGGTGGACGACGTGCTCGCCGCGACCGAGCGCCTGCGCCATCTGCCGGGCGTCGATCCCGAGCGCCTCTTCATCGCGGGTCATAGCGTCGGCGGCACGCTGACCATGCTGACGGCGATGAGTACGCATCGTTTTCGGGCGGCCGTGCCGATTTCAGGCAACGCGGATGCCTTCCGCTTCTTCAACCGCTATCCCGAAGACATCCGCTTCGACGATTCCAACACGCATGAATTCGAGGTGCGCACGGCGCTTTGCTACGCGCACAGCTTCAAATGCCCGGTGCGCGTGCTGCACGGCAAGGAAGAGTCCCACTTCAACGATCGCGCCGATCTGCTCGTCTCGCGTGCCCGTGCGGCGGGCACGCATATCGAAGCCGATACGGTAGCCGGCAACCACACTTCGGCGCTGCCGGCCGAGATCGCGCAAAGCATCCAGTTCTTTCACGGTGTGGCGGCCTGA
- a CDS encoding L,D-transpeptidase yields MNFLRRAFPFAGLVAAATSLSGCNIIVPDVAADSPARFVQEISPVFYEPPGVDPRRVKPIPDQPVPQTRELYKTQFHQTYGLPVSNPLRLDMGRYGQVRDGDFTLPAIPASRIQPEYLRQEVDYQTNERPGTIVVDTKDRFLYFVEGNGKAMRYGVGLGREGFAWKGRGVIQWKQKWPRWTPPVEMVSRQPEVRPFSAENGGMNPGLANPLGARAMYIFKNGQDTLYRIHGTPDWQSIGKAVSSGCVRMLNQDVVDLYDRVPAKSEIVVM; encoded by the coding sequence ATGAATTTTCTGCGCCGGGCTTTCCCGTTTGCCGGGCTCGTTGCTGCCGCGACGTCACTTAGTGGCTGCAATATTATCGTTCCGGATGTCGCGGCCGATTCTCCGGCGCGCTTCGTGCAGGAAATCTCGCCGGTCTTCTACGAGCCGCCGGGCGTCGATCCGCGCCGCGTCAAGCCGATCCCCGATCAGCCGGTGCCGCAGACGCGAGAACTCTACAAGACCCAGTTCCACCAGACTTACGGTCTGCCGGTCAGCAACCCGCTGCGCCTCGATATGGGCAGGTACGGCCAGGTCAGGGACGGCGATTTCACGCTGCCGGCCATCCCTGCCAGCCGCATCCAGCCGGAATATCTGCGCCAGGAGGTCGATTACCAGACCAACGAGCGCCCCGGCACGATCGTCGTCGATACCAAGGACCGCTTCCTCTATTTTGTCGAAGGCAATGGCAAGGCCATGCGCTACGGCGTTGGTCTCGGCCGCGAGGGCTTCGCCTGGAAGGGCCGCGGCGTCATCCAGTGGAAGCAGAAGTGGCCGCGCTGGACACCGCCGGTCGAAATGGTCTCCCGCCAGCCGGAAGTTCGCCCCTTCTCTGCGGAAAATGGCGGCATGAATCCGGGCCTCGCCAATCCCCTCGGCGCCCGCGCCATGTATATTTTCAAGAACGGCCAGGACACCCTCTATCGCATCCACGGCACCCCCGATTGGCAGTCGATCGGCAAGGCGGTTTCGTCCGGCTGTGTACGCATGCTCAATCAGGATGTGGTCGACCTTTACGACCGAGTGCCGGCCAAGTCCGAGATCGTTGTGATGTAG
- a CDS encoding L,D-transpeptidase, with product MSLDKPLSRRSFLSFSALTAASALAGCASTSNTVENGGMQISYRSPFRPFQTTSVPGEAELAVMYGPIEDGGFLIPAVPYQQIDPRYYRQQVVDPTGQPPGTIVVDTPSRFLYLVQPGGMAMRYGVGIGREGFAWSGNGVIQWKQKWPRWKPPNEMVARQPELAKYSIERGGMEPGLLNPLGARALYIFSDGEDTLYRLHGNPEWRSIGKAVSSGCVRLLNQDIIDLYDRVPNKTPIVVWQ from the coding sequence ATGAGCCTCGATAAACCTCTCTCCCGTCGTAGCTTTCTTTCCTTTTCGGCTTTAACAGCGGCTTCCGCGCTGGCAGGCTGTGCCTCCACGTCGAATACGGTCGAAAATGGCGGCATGCAGATCAGCTACCGCTCTCCTTTCCGCCCGTTCCAGACGACGAGCGTGCCCGGTGAAGCAGAACTTGCCGTCATGTACGGCCCAATCGAAGACGGCGGTTTCCTCATCCCCGCCGTTCCCTACCAGCAGATCGATCCGCGCTACTATCGCCAGCAGGTCGTGGATCCGACGGGCCAGCCGCCCGGCACCATCGTTGTCGATACGCCCTCGCGTTTCCTCTATCTCGTCCAGCCCGGCGGCATGGCGATGCGCTACGGCGTCGGCATCGGCCGCGAAGGTTTCGCATGGTCGGGCAACGGCGTGATCCAGTGGAAGCAGAAATGGCCGCGCTGGAAGCCGCCGAACGAGATGGTTGCCCGCCAGCCGGAGCTTGCGAAATACTCGATCGAGCGTGGCGGCATGGAGCCAGGCCTCTTGAACCCGCTCGGTGCGCGCGCGCTCTACATCTTCTCCGACGGTGAAGATACGCTCTACCGCTTGCACGGCAATCCCGAATGGCGCTCCATCGGCAAGGCCGTCTCGTCGGGCTGCGTGCGCCTGCTGAACCAGGACATTATCGACCTCTACGATCGCGTCCCCAACAAAACCCCGATCGTTGTTTGGCAGTGA
- a CDS encoding MarR family winged helix-turn-helix transcriptional regulator, which produces MAAMKARTAKVMEIPEEEKRLEKQLCFAVYATAHAFTRAYKPILDRVGLTYPQYIVMLVLWEKAELPVKTIGEQLDLDSGTLSPLLKRLEQNGLIKRLRDSRDERQVIVSLTPKGQSMKGEINTIMSSIGEAIGCTLEEMAVMRDMLHRLRGNLNASI; this is translated from the coding sequence ATGGCAGCGATGAAAGCGAGAACGGCGAAAGTGATGGAAATACCGGAAGAGGAAAAGCGGCTGGAGAAGCAGCTCTGTTTCGCGGTCTATGCGACGGCGCACGCCTTTACCCGCGCCTACAAGCCCATACTCGACAGGGTGGGCCTCACCTATCCGCAATATATCGTCATGCTGGTGCTTTGGGAAAAGGCCGAACTGCCGGTCAAGACGATCGGCGAACAGCTCGATCTCGATTCCGGCACGCTCTCCCCCCTCCTCAAGCGGCTGGAGCAGAACGGCCTCATCAAGCGCCTCCGCGATTCCCGTGACGAACGGCAGGTCATCGTGTCGCTGACGCCGAAGGGTCAGTCGATGAAGGGCGAGATCAATACGATCATGTCTTCGATCGGCGAGGCGATCGGCTGTACGCTGGAGGAAATGGCCGTCATGCGCGACATGCTGCACCGGTTGCGGGGCAATCTCAACGCCAGCATATAG
- a CDS encoding organic hydroperoxide resistance protein, which translates to MPILYTTKASATGGRAGRAVSENGVLDVTLTVPKELGGDGATGTNPEQLFAAGYSACFLGALKFVAGKEKVKIPEETTVSATVGIGPREDGGGFGIEVALTVNIPGVDKATAEKLAAAAHIVCPYSHAMRTSTEVPVTVA; encoded by the coding sequence ATGCCTATTCTCTACACGACCAAAGCTTCTGCCACCGGTGGCCGCGCAGGCCGCGCCGTTTCTGAAAACGGCGTTCTCGACGTCACGCTGACCGTGCCGAAGGAGCTCGGCGGCGACGGCGCAACCGGCACCAATCCCGAACAGCTCTTCGCAGCCGGCTATTCGGCCTGCTTCCTCGGTGCTTTGAAATTTGTGGCCGGCAAGGAAAAGGTCAAGATTCCCGAGGAAACAACGGTTTCCGCAACCGTCGGCATCGGCCCGCGTGAAGATGGCGGCGGCTTCGGCATCGAAGTTGCGCTGACGGTCAACATCCCGGGTGTCGATAAGGCAACCGCCGAAAAGCTCGCTGCGGCCGCCCATATCGTCTGCCCTTATAGCCACGCCATGCGCACCTCGACCGAAGTTCCGGTCACGGTTGCCTGA
- a CDS encoding cytochrome-c peroxidase: MTTKIIWLLRSGLALGLAATALGFSLPPLRQSSAAITGGIHPGPMSRAEAYARAEALTELGRKMFSDASLSASGVQACASCHDPHHAFAPAAATPVEMGGPHMDQPGLRAVPTLRYLQAVPSFTEHFYDSEDEGDESVDNGPTGGLTWDGRVDHGYDQAKIPLLSPFEMGNRDEAQVVTSLSKAPYADDFREIFGQEIFGDAKDAFRGVVEALSTFEQSRADFYPYSSRYDAFLAGKGALTAQELRGRELFEDPAKGNCSSCHLSEPANDGEPPQFSDFGFLGLAVPRNMAIPANSDPDYHDLGLCGPQRTDFTDRPDYCGLFRTPTLRNVALKKSFFHNGYFHSLRDVVSFYATRDSDPGRWYPRDADGTIRKYDDVPQAYWDNLNRDPPFGRKPGDSPALTESEIDDIVAFLGTLTDADQLPSPAQQAAH, translated from the coding sequence ATGACGACAAAGATTATCTGGCTGCTGCGATCCGGTCTGGCGCTCGGTTTGGCGGCGACTGCGCTTGGTTTCAGCCTTCCGCCCCTGCGGCAAAGCAGCGCGGCCATCACCGGCGGCATACACCCCGGTCCGATGTCGCGGGCGGAGGCCTATGCCCGCGCCGAAGCCCTGACGGAACTCGGCCGCAAGATGTTCTCCGATGCCTCGCTTTCGGCCTCCGGCGTACAGGCTTGCGCCTCCTGCCACGATCCGCATCATGCTTTCGCCCCGGCCGCCGCGACGCCGGTCGAAATGGGCGGGCCGCATATGGACCAGCCGGGCCTGCGCGCCGTGCCGACCTTGCGCTATCTGCAGGCGGTCCCCTCCTTCACCGAGCATTTCTACGATTCCGAGGATGAAGGCGACGAAAGCGTCGACAACGGGCCGACCGGCGGCCTGACCTGGGACGGGCGCGTGGACCACGGCTATGACCAGGCGAAGATCCCGCTGCTTTCACCGTTCGAAATGGGCAACAGGGATGAAGCCCAAGTCGTCACCTCACTCAGCAAGGCGCCCTATGCCGACGATTTCAGGGAGATTTTCGGCCAGGAGATTTTCGGCGATGCCAAGGATGCCTTCCGGGGTGTGGTCGAGGCGCTCAGCACCTTCGAGCAGAGCAGAGCGGACTTCTATCCCTATTCCAGCCGCTATGACGCCTTCCTTGCCGGCAAGGGAGCACTGACGGCGCAGGAACTGCGTGGGCGTGAACTTTTCGAGGATCCGGCCAAGGGAAACTGTTCGAGCTGTCATCTGAGCGAGCCCGCCAATGACGGCGAGCCGCCGCAGTTTTCGGACTTCGGCTTCCTGGGGTTGGCGGTGCCGCGCAACATGGCGATCCCCGCCAACAGCGACCCTGATTATCACGATCTCGGCCTCTGCGGCCCTCAGCGTACCGACTTCACGGATCGGCCGGACTATTGCGGCCTGTTCCGCACGCCGACGCTGCGCAATGTGGCGCTGAAGAAGAGCTTCTTCCACAACGGCTACTTCCATTCGCTACGCGATGTCGTTTCCTTCTACGCCACGCGCGACAGCGATCCCGGTCGGTGGTACCCTCGGGATGCCGACGGTACGATCCGCAAATATGACGATGTTCCGCAGGCCTATTGGGACAATCTCAACCGCGACCCGCCCTTCGGCCGCAAGCCCGGCGACTCGCCGGCACTGACGGAATCGGAGATCGACGACATCGTCGCCTTCTTGGGCACGCTGACCGATGCGGATCAGCTGCCCAGCCCAGCACAACAAGCGGCGCACTGA
- a CDS encoding acid phosphatase, with amino-acid sequence MTRLKLLRNLSLAGSAMLPLVSATAAHAAPAGMDKIQNIVVIYAENRSFDNLYGSFPGANGLSNVSEGQARQLDRDGAPLAELPPAWGGLTAMGVTPAVTEAQSAHLANAAFSIDDPKGFAQSPSVITRDLWHRFYQEQMQIDGGKNDKFVAWADSGSLVMGHYDGSILPMWQVAKKYVLADNFFQGAFGGSFLNHFALVCACAPYYADADKSPAKPTIAKVDADGTSLTVAENAPKSALEGAPKFVSDGNLTPDFYAVNTMQPPYQPSANAPAKDGDTAYADPSQPNTLPPQHEITIGDLLSLKGVAWAWYSGAWQAVLDGKNATPVPNFQFHHQPFNYFANFAPGTSARAEHLKDGGLAGEAFIKDIDDGKLPAVSFYKPQGNLNEHGGYADISSGDQHLADLISHLERSPQWDHMLVVVTYDENGGFWDHVAPPKADRWGPGNRIPAFIISPYAKGGMVDHTQYDTTSILRLITARYDLPVLPGLLARDKALALNNEPPMGNLTAALDLTR; translated from the coding sequence ATGACCAGACTGAAGCTTCTCCGCAATCTTTCGCTGGCCGGCTCGGCCATGCTGCCGCTGGTATCAGCCACGGCCGCTCATGCTGCGCCCGCCGGCATGGACAAGATCCAGAATATCGTCGTCATCTACGCCGAAAACCGCAGTTTCGATAACCTCTATGGCAGCTTTCCGGGCGCCAATGGCCTCTCCAATGTCAGCGAAGGCCAGGCACGCCAGCTCGATCGCGATGGCGCGCCGCTTGCCGAACTGCCGCCGGCCTGGGGCGGCCTGACCGCCATGGGTGTGACGCCAGCCGTCACCGAGGCGCAGTCCGCACATCTCGCCAACGCCGCCTTCTCGATCGACGATCCCAAGGGTTTCGCGCAGTCGCCTTCCGTCATCACCCGCGACCTCTGGCACCGCTTCTATCAGGAGCAGATGCAGATCGACGGCGGCAAGAACGACAAGTTCGTCGCCTGGGCCGATTCCGGCAGCCTCGTCATGGGCCACTATGACGGCTCTATCCTGCCCATGTGGCAGGTCGCCAAGAAATACGTTCTCGCCGACAACTTCTTTCAGGGCGCCTTCGGCGGCTCCTTCCTCAACCACTTCGCACTGGTCTGCGCCTGCGCGCCCTATTATGCCGACGCTGACAAGAGCCCTGCCAAACCCACCATCGCCAAGGTTGATGCAGACGGCACTTCGCTGACCGTTGCCGAAAATGCACCAAAATCCGCCCTCGAAGGCGCTCCGAAATTCGTCTCCGACGGCAACCTCACGCCTGATTTCTACGCCGTCAACACCATGCAGCCACCCTACCAGCCGAGCGCCAATGCCCCGGCCAAGGATGGCGATACAGCCTATGCCGATCCTTCGCAGCCGAACACCCTGCCGCCGCAGCATGAAATCACCATCGGCGACCTGCTGTCGCTGAAGGGCGTCGCCTGGGCATGGTATAGCGGCGCCTGGCAGGCAGTCCTTGACGGCAAAAATGCCACGCCGGTGCCGAACTTCCAGTTCCACCATCAGCCCTTCAACTACTTCGCCAATTTCGCGCCGGGCACGTCCGCTCGTGCCGAGCACCTGAAAGACGGCGGCCTTGCCGGGGAAGCCTTCATCAAGGATATCGACGACGGCAAACTGCCGGCCGTCTCCTTCTACAAGCCGCAGGGCAATCTCAACGAACACGGCGGCTACGCCGATATTTCGAGTGGTGACCAGCATCTTGCCGATCTGATCTCGCATCTGGAGAGGAGCCCGCAATGGGACCACATGCTCGTGGTCGTCACCTATGACGAAAACGGCGGCTTCTGGGATCACGTCGCTCCGCCGAAGGCCGATCGCTGGGGACCGGGCAACCGCATCCCGGCCTTCATCATCTCGCCCTACGCCAAGGGCGGCATGGTCGATCACACGCAGTACGACACGACCTCGATCCTGCGCCTGATCACCGCCCGCTACGAC